Proteins encoded by one window of Mustela erminea isolate mMusErm1 chromosome 7, mMusErm1.Pri, whole genome shotgun sequence:
- the SGK2 gene encoding serine/threonine-protein kinase Sgk2 encodes MDSSRAGMPSPLPSRANGNINLGPSANPNARPTDFDFLRVIGKGSYGKVLLAKHKSDGMFYAVKVLQKKSILKKKEQSHIMAERSVLLKNVRHPFLVGLRYSFQTPEKLYFVLDYVNGGELFFHLQRERRFLEPRARFYAAEVASAIGYLHSLNVIYRDLKPENILLDCQGHVVLTDFGLCKEGVEPEDTTSTFCGTPEYLAPEVLRKEPYDRAVDWWCLGAVLYEMLQGLPPFYSQDMSQMYENILHQPLQIPGGQTVAACDLLQGLLHKDQRQRLGSKSDFLEIKNHVFFSPINWDDLYHKRLTPPFNPNVAGPADLKHFDPEFTQEAVSKSIGCTPDNVASSSGASSAFLGFSYAPEDEAILDY; translated from the exons ATGGACTCTAGCCGGGCTGGGATGCCCAGTCCTCTG CCCTCAAGGGCCAATGGGAACATCAACCTGGGACCTTCGGCCAACCCAAA CGCCCGGCCCACCGACTTTGACTTCCTGAGAGTCATTGGCAAAGGGAGCTATGGGAAG gtcctgctGGCCAAGCACAAGTCTGATGGGATGTTCTACGCAGTGAAGGTGCTGCAGAAAAAGTCcatcttaaagaagaaagag CAGAGCCACATCATGGCGGAGCGCAGTGTGCTGCTGAAGAATGTACGGCACCCCTTCCTTGTGGGCCTGCGCTACTCCTTCCAGACGCCTGAGAAGCTCTACTTCGTCCTGGACTATGTCAACGGGGGAGAG cTCTTCTTCCACCTGCAGCGGGAACGCCGGTTCCTGGAGCCCCGGGCCCGGTTCTACGCCGCCGAGGTGGCCAGTGCCATTGGCTACCTGCACTCCCTCAACGTCATTTACAG GGATCTGAAACCAGAGAACATTCTCTTGGACTGCCAg GGACACGTGGTGCTGACGGATTTTGGCCTCTGCAAGGAAGGGGTAGAGCCTGAGGATACCACATCCACATTCTGTGGCACCCCTGAG TACTTGGCTCCAGAAGTGCTTCGTAAAGAACCTTATGATCGGGCAGTGGACTGGTGGTGCTTGGGGGCCGTTCTCTACGAGATGCTGCAAGGCCTG cCACCATTCTACAGCCAAGACATGTCCCAGATGTATGAGAACATTCTGCACCAGCCGCTGCAGATCCCTGGGGGCCAGACTGTGGCTGCCTGCGACCTCCTGCAAGGCCTTCTCCACAAGGACCAGAGGCAGCGGCTGGGCTCCAAATCAGACTTT CTTGAGATAAAGAATCATGTATTCTTCAGCCCCATAAACTGGGATGACTTGTACCACAAGAGGCTGACTCCGCCCTTCAACCCAAATGTG GCAGGACCTGCTGACTTGAAACACTTTGACCCCGAGTTCACCCAAGAAGCTGTTTCAAAGTCCATTGGCTGCACTCCTGACAATGTGGCCAGTAGTTCTGGGGCCTCCAGTGCCTTCCTGGGATTTTCCTATGCACCAGAGGATGAGGCCATCCTGGACTACTAG